One window of Desulfovibrio subterraneus genomic DNA carries:
- a CDS encoding response regulator has product MSGNERHVSVDRKMLKTLGYTNVTHLTSHELGHEHLGRNTPDLLIVGSSLTDGSGHDFIRASRKMFPETVVPSVMVTLCNRKNDVLEAIGAGCAGYVLRPYSMDTISRHISVALDSFRINPLDNEQLTMARELVSAACFDEAISEFAELVPHENEADRYFSMGTRALMEGKFGKAIIAFNKALALNALYAEAYRGMADAYKGKGDMEKYGEYLKSAADIFAQQNRHQEVKDLFIEILRLDPNAVNPYNKVGMRLRKDGDYQSALQMYFQAQELSPDDENLCFNIAKAYMYLEDFESSCRYLRESLKINPEFEQAGTLLTKLQRKKG; this is encoded by the coding sequence ATGTCGGGGAATGAGCGGCATGTTTCCGTGGACCGCAAGATGCTCAAGACTCTGGGATACACCAATGTTACTCACCTGACCTCGCATGAGCTCGGCCACGAACATCTGGGCAGGAACACGCCTGATCTGCTCATTGTGGGCAGCTCGCTGACGGACGGTTCGGGGCATGATTTCATCCGCGCGTCACGCAAGATGTTTCCGGAGACGGTCGTCCCCAGCGTCATGGTCACGCTGTGCAACCGCAAGAATGATGTGCTGGAGGCCATCGGCGCCGGTTGCGCGGGCTATGTGCTCCGTCCCTATTCCATGGATACCATCTCGCGCCATATCTCCGTGGCGCTTGATTCCTTCCGCATCAATCCTCTGGATAATGAACAGCTGACAATGGCCCGCGAACTGGTTTCCGCAGCCTGTTTTGATGAGGCCATAAGCGAGTTTGCCGAGCTTGTGCCTCATGAAAACGAGGCGGACAGGTATTTTTCCATGGGAACGCGGGCGCTGATGGAAGGCAAGTTCGGCAAGGCCATAATCGCCTTCAACAAGGCGCTGGCGTTGAATGCTCTGTATGCGGAGGCCTACCGGGGAATGGCAGATGCCTACAAGGGCAAGGGGGATATGGAGAAGTACGGGGAGTACCTGAAGAGTGCCGCAGACATATTTGCGCAGCAGAACAGGCATCAGGAGGTGAAGGACCTCTTCATCGAGATTCTCCGTCTGGACCCCAACGCGGTCAATCCTTACAACAAGGTGGGCATGCGTCTTCGCAAGGACGGAGATTATCAGTCCGCACTGCAGATGTATTTTCAGGCACAGGAGCTGTCACCCGATGACGAGAACCTGTGCTTCAATATTGCCAAGGCCTACATGTACCTTGAGGATTTTGAAAGCTCCTGCCGCTATCTCAGGGAATCGCTGAAGATTAATCCGGAATTCGAGCAGGCAGGCACGCTGCTGACAAAGTTGCAGCGCAAAAAGGGCTGA
- a CDS encoding sulfotransferase family 2 domain-containing protein, with product MTANPYFFLHLPRTAGTTLNAILRDTFGRDEILTVYSEQEYREFREIEAARLDAVRLIQGHLFLEQYDPPRIYSRAVSVFTFLREPVARLVSEYQFLKSWPDNHMYVFLNSGNVTFREYLTGMDPRLKYRGKNFMTRFYTGMDFDLAAFPDEAFEKARYNLEHVFGFVGIQERFDESLLLLGDFLGLKSLCYEKRNVLAPQSRETVSEDDLELARELNAADVQLYAFARDLFERRVTALGRLFSLKVREFELINAKYQKMCSAISAELVGEQKGPVILPK from the coding sequence ATGACAGCCAACCCCTATTTTTTCCTCCACCTGCCACGAACGGCCGGAACCACTCTCAATGCCATTCTGCGCGATACTTTCGGCAGGGATGAGATACTCACCGTCTATTCGGAACAGGAGTATCGCGAATTCCGCGAGATAGAGGCCGCGCGACTTGATGCCGTCCGGCTCATTCAGGGACACCTGTTTCTGGAGCAGTATGACCCGCCCCGCATCTATTCGCGTGCTGTGTCCGTCTTCACCTTTCTGCGGGAGCCTGTGGCGCGTCTGGTGTCGGAATATCAGTTCCTCAAGTCGTGGCCGGACAATCATATGTATGTCTTTCTCAACAGTGGCAACGTTACCTTCCGCGAGTATCTGACCGGCATGGACCCGCGCCTCAAATACCGGGGCAAAAATTTCATGACCCGTTTCTATACGGGTATGGATTTCGATCTTGCGGCTTTTCCTGATGAGGCGTTTGAAAAAGCCAGATATAATCTGGAGCATGTGTTCGGTTTTGTGGGGATTCAGGAACGCTTTGACGAGAGCCTTCTGCTGCTCGGGGATTTTCTCGGCCTGAAATCACTGTGCTATGAAAAGCGCAATGTGCTTGCTCCGCAAAGCCGTGAGACGGTGAGCGAAGACGATTTGGAGCTGGCCCGCGAATTGAACGCGGCAGATGTACAGCTCTATGCCTTTGCCCGTGATCTGTTTGAAAGGCGGGTGACCGCGCTGGGACGTCTTTTCTCGCTCAAGGTTCGGGAATTCGAGCTGATCAACGCCAAATACCAGAAGATGTGCAGTGCCATTTCCGCCGAACTGGTGGGTGAGCAGAAAGGGCCGGTCATTCTGCCTAAATAG
- a CDS encoding efflux RND transporter periplasmic adaptor subunit encodes MFPLSIFRKSITGMALAAGIHLCIPFTAQAGPETAVARVTTVTETQQAVGTIRPRTETRIEAQITARILEMRVRTGNRVKKGEVLVILDTRELESRRQQAQQAISSANAATQQARQAKASAQAAFTKVEAQYKRIRALYDTNAVAKSEMDQAEAAYAQAEANLRQASEGISGAMAAESRSRNMLEEAGIALDYGIIRAIDDGEVVRREAEPGDLAFPGKPLLVLQTGGSLRLEAQVREGLIRQVRIGTRLQVAIGDITLEGVVEEVVPAADPLSRTFEVRIGLPAETGAYATFYPGMFGRAFIPVGERKTVLVPARAVTRVGQLESVTILKGDEATSVYVKTGLRHGDEVEVLSGLNGGETLMLELGNAQ; translated from the coding sequence ATGTTCCCTCTTTCCATATTCAGAAAAAGCATCACAGGCATGGCGCTTGCCGCAGGCATTCACCTCTGTATTCCCTTTACGGCGCAGGCCGGACCGGAAACAGCCGTGGCCCGCGTGACCACGGTTACGGAAACCCAGCAGGCGGTGGGCACCATCCGGCCCCGCACGGAAACCCGCATAGAGGCGCAGATAACCGCCCGCATTCTTGAAATGCGCGTGCGCACCGGCAACAGGGTAAAAAAGGGTGAGGTGCTCGTCATTCTGGATACCCGCGAGCTGGAATCGCGCAGGCAGCAGGCACAGCAGGCCATAAGCTCCGCCAATGCGGCAACGCAGCAGGCGCGGCAGGCCAAGGCATCTGCACAGGCGGCGTTTACCAAGGTGGAAGCGCAGTACAAGCGCATACGGGCGCTATATGACACCAATGCCGTAGCCAAGAGCGAAATGGATCAGGCAGAAGCCGCCTACGCGCAGGCAGAAGCCAACCTCAGGCAGGCTTCGGAAGGAATTTCCGGCGCCATGGCCGCAGAAAGCCGCTCGCGCAACATGCTGGAAGAAGCGGGCATTGCCCTTGATTACGGCATAATCCGCGCCATCGACGATGGCGAGGTTGTCCGCCGCGAGGCCGAACCCGGCGATCTGGCCTTTCCCGGCAAACCGCTCCTCGTGCTGCAAACCGGCGGCTCATTGAGATTGGAGGCGCAGGTGCGCGAAGGCCTCATCCGGCAGGTACGCATTGGTACAAGACTGCAGGTAGCCATAGGAGATATTACCCTTGAGGGGGTTGTGGAGGAAGTTGTTCCCGCTGCCGACCCGCTGTCGCGCACATTTGAAGTGCGCATCGGCCTGCCCGCCGAAACCGGAGCCTATGCCACCTTCTATCCCGGCATGTTCGGCCGTGCGTTCATCCCCGTCGGGGAACGCAAGACCGTGCTTGTTCCCGCACGGGCCGTAACCCGCGTGGGCCAGCTTGAGTCAGTCACGATACTGAAGGGAGACGAGGCCACCTCCGTCTATGTCAAAACCGGCCTGCGGCACGGTGACGAAGTGGAGGTGCTCTCCGGCCTGAACGGCGGCGAAACGCTGATGCTGGAGCTTGGCAATGCACAATGA
- a CDS encoding DUF1641 domain-containing protein codes for MTNEERILERLESLEEKISMMHSRAETMQDLQETVTPIVRDVMNNVMLKSFSDVQERCTLEDLGALSKRFMMSVRDLTWMLESLENIIELWRTCEPMIKPTFIASIQKFDELDQKGVFRALGALGESMGDITQKYTPEEFGRMGSALVNMAGLLERLADADIENARSVSPLGMVGQLHSKESKQALGIMVELLSALGKNKA; via the coding sequence ATGACCAACGAAGAACGCATTCTCGAACGCCTCGAGTCTCTCGAGGAGAAGATCAGCATGATGCACAGCCGTGCAGAAACCATGCAGGATCTTCAGGAGACCGTCACTCCCATAGTACGGGACGTGATGAATAACGTGATGCTGAAAAGCTTCAGCGACGTGCAGGAACGCTGCACCCTTGAAGACCTTGGCGCACTGTCCAAGCGCTTCATGATGAGCGTTCGCGACCTCACCTGGATGCTGGAATCTCTTGAGAACATCATCGAGCTGTGGCGCACCTGCGAACCCATGATCAAGCCCACCTTCATCGCTTCCATCCAGAAGTTCGATGAACTGGACCAGAAGGGCGTGTTCAGAGCGCTTGGCGCACTGGGCGAATCCATGGGCGACATTACCCAGAAGTACACCCCCGAAGAGTTCGGCCGCATGGGCAGCGCCCTTGTGAACATGGCCGGTCTGCTTGAGCGCCTTGCCGATGCGGACATCGAGAATGCCAGGAGCGTAAGCCCCCTCGGCATGGTCGGTCAGCTGCACAGCAAGGAATCCAAACAGGCTCTCGGGATAATGGTCGAACTGCTTTCCGCCCTCGGAAAGAACAAGGCCTAA
- a CDS encoding radical SAM/SPASM domain-containing protein — MPDHISILNVEFNSSCNLRCRWCALDHTRPRGVMTSATLETLLAQLSEGALPSLTCLDLHNGGETLLHPDLPGMLSTLSTWKPSLLRANPGLRIRLLTNGMLLTERKARQIIDSRAVDCLRFSVDGGSPEQYELIRRGAKWHTLQRNVLKFTEHNRNSDHPIRTEAICMVAEGHDIPFSPSFTELLALFDKISLRHPHNWDGSAELNVDDSSYRRIAEEHTGECCFLLERNMVVLPDGQVTVCCNDLNARGVIGSIHEHTIREIALSHIRREMREAMLQGRRKDIPLCRNCTGFYRPSPTKKNS; from the coding sequence ATGCCGGACCATATTTCCATACTCAATGTAGAGTTCAACTCCTCCTGCAATTTACGCTGCAGGTGGTGCGCGCTTGACCATACCAGACCGCGCGGCGTCATGACTTCGGCAACGCTGGAGACTCTTCTTGCTCAGCTCTCAGAGGGCGCCCTGCCTTCTCTCACCTGCCTGGACCTGCATAACGGAGGAGAAACACTGCTTCATCCTGATCTGCCGGGCATGCTCAGCACGCTGAGCACATGGAAACCATCCCTGCTGCGGGCCAATCCCGGCTTGCGCATCCGCCTGCTCACCAACGGCATGCTGCTGACTGAACGCAAAGCACGGCAGATAATTGACAGCCGCGCTGTGGACTGTCTCCGCTTCAGCGTTGACGGAGGGTCGCCCGAGCAATACGAACTCATCCGGCGCGGTGCCAAATGGCACACGCTGCAACGAAACGTGCTCAAGTTCACGGAACATAACCGCAACAGCGACCACCCCATCCGGACCGAGGCAATCTGCATGGTTGCGGAGGGACACGACATTCCCTTCTCCCCCTCTTTCACCGAGCTTCTTGCCCTGTTCGACAAGATATCATTACGGCATCCGCACAACTGGGACGGCAGCGCCGAACTCAACGTGGACGACAGCAGTTATCGCAGAATTGCAGAAGAACATACGGGCGAATGCTGCTTTCTTCTGGAACGCAACATGGTGGTGCTGCCAGACGGACAGGTAACCGTGTGCTGCAACGACCTGAATGCGCGCGGAGTGATCGGCAGCATCCACGAACACACCATCCGCGAAATTGCCCTTTCCCATATCCGCCGGGAAATGCGAGAAGCCATGCTGCAAGGCAGGCGGAAAGACATTCCATTGTGCCGCAATTGCACCGGATTCTATCGCCCGAGCCCGACCAAGAAAAACTCATAA
- a CDS encoding RrF2 family transcriptional regulator → MRISTTAHYASRLLAQLAMHDADKPVPAAALSGSTGISVKFIEKIIRPLKTAGFVRSVRGASGGHMLCIRPEDVTLGQVLRVMEGGVQPPQCCPDDQCGEHDCAARTAWNSVTRALEQTLESITLADLMKENINSYTCQ, encoded by the coding sequence ATGAGAATTTCCACCACCGCGCATTACGCTTCCCGCCTTCTGGCCCAGCTTGCCATGCATGATGCCGACAAGCCCGTTCCGGCTGCAGCGCTGTCCGGCAGCACGGGAATCTCCGTTAAGTTCATCGAAAAGATCATCCGGCCCCTCAAGACTGCCGGCTTTGTCCGCAGCGTCCGCGGGGCCTCCGGCGGCCACATGCTCTGCATCCGTCCGGAAGATGTGACTCTCGGCCAAGTGCTCCGTGTCATGGAAGGCGGCGTACAGCCTCCCCAATGCTGCCCCGACGACCAGTGCGGCGAGCACGACTGCGCAGCACGCACCGCGTGGAACAGCGTGACCAGAGCGCTGGAACAGACTCTCGAATCCATCACCCTTGCGGATCTGATGAAGGAAAACATCAACTCCTATACCTGCCAGTAG
- a CDS encoding efflux RND transporter permease subunit: protein MHNDSGLHNADNATPMKNGEPTPSGQTRQADQPGQTGHTGQAGHTEQPKTDETDSGFIISIVGQFLKNKNSILFLIFALALGVGAILATPREEEPQIIVPMADIMVQVPGASAQEVEKLVSTPLERLLWQIDGVEYVYSMSRRDSCLATVRFRVGEDRENALVRLHNTIMKNQDLVPSVVTSWLVKPVEIDDVPIVTLTIYADAAKGYGPQDLRRMGEEMFHRLAEVENVSRCTLTGGMPREIRVSLSTEALGAYHVSSLDVRTALSGADASVTAGSMDSLNRTFTITSDSFLRNTEEVRSLVVGAYQGRPVYLGDVAEVSDTAQEPRDYVRMGFSESYTKEAGLPAAMGQESVPAVTLGISKKKGTNAVTVAEDVIATADRLQKTILPDGVHIRVTRNYGATAQAKVDDLLSSLGFAIVTVVVLLAFTLGRREALVVAVAVPVSFALALAVNWFAGYTINRVTLFALILSLGLVVDDPITNVDNIQRHIRAGKLPPLPATLRGVREVLPPVIMSTLAIIVCFTPMFFITGMMGPYMAPMAINVPLTVIFSTVCALTVVPWLSYLLLRKRAGEAVQGDVTPAWVTNGYKRCIEPFLDSRPARLWLMGATGLLFVFSIALAAGRYVPLKMLPFDNRNELQIVLDLPEGSSVEATDRAIREMEAYLRTLPDITDFTTYAGTASPMDFNGMVRHYYLRGNPNQADIRINLTDKSGRDVQSHALALGMRDDLQAIADRHGARLKLVETPPGPPVISTITAEIYGSPDRTTEQLIAAARHVQGIMRTEPGLTDIDASFEAPRQRLNFTVDREKAALHDISARDITDTLLMAVGGIRPATLHLPDERQPLPIHVMLPRDQRSSAAMLEEIPLKSSSGHMVPLGELGTFRFVDEDQPIYHKNLKRVVYVYGEMAGRAPAEAILDMSSALRDNPLPPSTSVDWAGEGEWKITLDVFRDLGIAFGVALLGIYLLLVVQTDSFGLPLLIMAAIPLTLIGIMPGFWLLNLLFSNTVGNYDDPVFFTATSMIGMIALGGIVIRNSLVLIEFIQEAMKQGMPLRDAVLQSGATRLRPILLTAATTALGAWPITLDPIFSGLAYALIFGLFASTLFTLLIIPVAYHQLTARDSAS from the coding sequence ATGCACAATGATTCCGGCCTGCACAACGCAGACAATGCAACCCCGATGAAGAACGGGGAGCCCACGCCTTCGGGACAAACCAGACAGGCGGACCAGCCCGGACAGACAGGACATACCGGACAGGCAGGACATACCGAACAGCCAAAGACGGATGAAACCGACTCCGGCTTTATCATCAGCATTGTCGGGCAGTTTCTGAAGAACAAGAACTCCATTCTCTTTCTTATCTTTGCGCTGGCTCTCGGCGTGGGGGCCATTCTTGCCACCCCGAGGGAGGAAGAACCACAGATCATCGTTCCCATGGCCGACATCATGGTGCAGGTGCCTGGTGCCTCTGCGCAGGAAGTGGAAAAACTCGTATCCACACCGCTGGAACGACTGCTCTGGCAGATAGACGGGGTTGAATACGTCTATTCCATGTCCCGCAGGGATTCCTGCCTCGCCACGGTGCGCTTCCGCGTGGGCGAAGACAGGGAAAACGCGCTGGTGCGGCTGCATAACACCATCATGAAAAATCAGGACCTCGTTCCCTCGGTGGTGACGAGCTGGCTTGTCAAACCGGTGGAAATTGACGACGTACCCATCGTTACTCTGACCATCTACGCCGATGCTGCCAAGGGCTACGGGCCGCAGGATCTGCGCCGCATGGGAGAGGAGATGTTCCACCGGCTGGCGGAAGTGGAGAATGTTTCCCGCTGCACGCTGACCGGCGGCATGCCCAGAGAGATTCGTGTTTCCCTCTCCACCGAGGCGCTTGGCGCGTACCACGTTTCCTCGCTGGATGTGCGAACCGCCCTTTCCGGTGCCGATGCCTCGGTCACAGCAGGGAGCATGGACAGCCTGAACCGCACCTTCACCATTACCTCCGATTCCTTCCTCCGCAATACGGAAGAAGTGCGCTCGCTGGTGGTGGGCGCATATCAGGGACGCCCCGTCTACCTTGGCGATGTGGCCGAAGTTTCTGACACCGCACAGGAACCGCGCGATTACGTGCGAATGGGCTTTTCCGAAAGTTATACGAAAGAGGCAGGTCTGCCCGCCGCCATGGGGCAGGAATCCGTTCCGGCGGTAACGCTGGGCATATCCAAGAAAAAAGGCACCAACGCCGTTACCGTGGCGGAAGACGTGATCGCCACGGCAGACCGGCTGCAGAAGACCATTCTGCCGGACGGCGTGCACATACGGGTGACGCGCAACTATGGCGCAACAGCACAGGCCAAGGTGGATGACCTGCTCTCGTCGCTCGGCTTTGCCATTGTCACGGTGGTGGTTCTGCTCGCCTTCACGCTGGGCAGGCGCGAAGCGCTGGTGGTGGCCGTGGCCGTACCTGTCAGCTTTGCGCTGGCGCTGGCCGTCAACTGGTTCGCAGGGTACACCATAAACCGCGTCACACTGTTCGCGCTCATCCTCTCTCTCGGCCTTGTGGTGGATGACCCCATCACCAACGTGGACAACATCCAGCGCCACATCCGAGCCGGAAAACTGCCGCCCCTGCCCGCCACCCTGCGCGGCGTGCGCGAGGTGCTGCCGCCGGTCATCATGTCTACGCTCGCCATTATCGTATGCTTCACGCCCATGTTCTTCATCACGGGCATGATGGGTCCCTACATGGCCCCCATGGCCATCAATGTGCCGCTGACTGTCATATTCTCCACGGTCTGCGCGCTCACCGTGGTGCCATGGCTCAGTTACCTTCTGCTCAGAAAAAGAGCCGGAGAAGCTGTGCAGGGCGATGTAACGCCCGCATGGGTCACCAACGGCTACAAGCGCTGCATTGAACCATTCCTCGATTCCCGCCCTGCCCGCCTGTGGCTCATGGGCGCGACCGGACTGCTGTTTGTTTTCAGCATCGCGCTTGCGGCAGGCCGCTATGTGCCGCTGAAGATGCTGCCCTTTGACAACCGCAACGAACTGCAGATTGTGCTCGACCTGCCGGAAGGCTCCAGTGTGGAAGCTACAGACCGCGCCATACGGGAGATGGAAGCCTATCTGCGCACCTTGCCCGACATAACGGACTTCACCACCTACGCGGGCACGGCCTCGCCCATGGATTTCAACGGCATGGTGCGCCACTACTACCTGCGCGGCAATCCCAATCAGGCGGACATACGCATCAATCTGACAGACAAATCCGGGCGCGATGTGCAGAGCCACGCCCTTGCCCTTGGCATGCGCGACGACCTGCAGGCCATTGCAGACAGGCACGGCGCACGGCTCAAGCTGGTGGAAACGCCCCCCGGCCCCCCTGTCATTTCCACCATCACCGCAGAGATATACGGCTCGCCCGACCGCACAACGGAACAGCTGATCGCAGCAGCCAGGCACGTGCAGGGCATCATGCGCACGGAACCGGGACTCACGGACATAGACGCCTCCTTTGAAGCGCCGCGGCAACGGCTCAATTTCACGGTGGACCGTGAAAAGGCCGCCCTGCACGACATCTCCGCCCGCGATATTACTGATACGCTGCTTATGGCCGTGGGCGGCATACGCCCCGCCACGCTGCACCTGCCGGACGAACGCCAGCCCCTGCCCATTCATGTGATGCTGCCTCGGGACCAGCGTTCTTCCGCTGCCATGCTGGAAGAGATTCCACTCAAATCCTCATCCGGCCACATGGTGCCGCTGGGAGAACTCGGCACCTTCCGGTTTGTGGATGAAGACCAGCCCATCTATCACAAGAACCTGAAACGGGTGGTCTATGTGTACGGAGAAATGGCCGGACGCGCCCCTGCCGAGGCCATATTGGACATGTCGTCCGCGTTGCGGGACAACCCGCTGCCACCGTCAACGTCCGTGGACTGGGCCGGTGAAGGGGAATGGAAGATCACGCTGGATGTTTTCCGCGATCTGGGCATTGCCTTTGGCGTCGCACTGCTGGGCATTTATCTGCTGCTGGTGGTACAGACGGATTCCTTCGGCCTGCCGCTGCTGATCATGGCGGCCATTCCGCTCACCCTTATCGGCATCATGCCTGGCTTCTGGCTGCTCAACCTGCTGTTCAGCAATACCGTGGGCAACTATGATGATCCGGTCTTCTTCACGGCAACCAGCATGATCGGCATGATCGCACTGGGCGGCATTGTCATACGCAATTCACTGGTGCTCATAGAATTCATTCAGGAAGCCATGAAGCAGGGCATGCCCCTGCGCGATGCCGTGCTGCAAAGCGGGGCCACAAGGCTGCGCCCCATTCTGCTCACGGCGGCAACCACGGCACTGGGCGCGTGGCCCATAACGCTGGACCCCATATTCTCAGGACTAGCCTATGCGCTCATCTTCGGGCTGTTTGCATCCACCCTGTTCACACTGCTCATCATACCGGTGGCCTATCATCAGCTCACCGCACGCGACAGCGCATCATAA
- a CDS encoding response regulator: protein MAKKILIVDDDPTIVAFLEDLLRDHDYSTCAAHSCAEGLEKARQEKPDLVLLDMEMPDKGGTMFYANMRKETEIRDTPVVVVSGVGPRPPALRKGVPTISKPVDVSLLLTTVAERIA from the coding sequence ATGGCCAAGAAGATCCTCATCGTTGATGATGACCCGACCATTGTTGCATTCCTCGAAGACCTGCTGCGCGATCACGACTACTCTACCTGCGCCGCTCACAGCTGTGCGGAAGGTCTTGAAAAAGCTCGTCAGGAAAAGCCTGACCTTGTGCTCCTGGATATGGAAATGCCCGACAAGGGCGGCACCATGTTCTATGCGAACATGCGCAAGGAAACGGAAATCAGGGATACGCCTGTTGTGGTTGTCAGCGGCGTGGGCCCCCGTCCTCCGGCGTTGCGCAAGGGTGTTCCCACCATATCCAAGCCTGTTGACGTTTCCCTGCTGCTCACCACGGTTGCAGAGCGTATTGCCTAG
- a CDS encoding RrF2 family transcriptional regulator, giving the protein MKLSARTRYAARLLLDLAQHGNSENPVTTTTLSEVSGISVQFIEQILKPLKKAGLVSSVRGATGGHMLTRSPEEISIGDVIRIMEGGVELTHCCQDDIAKECPRTERCLTRVVWLRASRALEKELDSISLKDLIDGVVTLSE; this is encoded by the coding sequence ATGAAATTATCCGCACGCACACGCTACGCCGCCCGACTTCTCCTGGACCTTGCCCAGCACGGCAATAGTGAGAACCCAGTCACTACCACGACTCTTTCCGAAGTATCCGGCATATCGGTGCAATTCATTGAACAGATCCTGAAGCCTTTAAAAAAGGCCGGTCTCGTTTCCAGCGTCCGTGGTGCAACAGGCGGCCACATGCTTACTCGTAGTCCGGAAGAAATAAGCATAGGCGACGTCATCCGCATCATGGAAGGCGGGGTGGAACTCACCCACTGCTGTCAGGACGACATAGCCAAGGAATGCCCGCGTACGGAACGCTGCCTTACCCGGGTTGTCTGGCTCCGCGCCTCGCGCGCCCTTGAGAAGGAACTGGATTCCATTTCCCTCAAGGATCTCATAGACGGCGTCGTCACCCTCTCCGAATAA
- the sqr gene encoding type III sulfide quinone reductase, selenoprotein subtype, with product MKKLLILGSGSGGTMVAAKMRKLLAESEWDITIIDRDPIHHYQPGWLFVPFGIYTMKDCVKPKSDFIPKGVNFVLDTIVNIDPAAKVVTTKQGKYEYDYMVISTGCRIMPDEIEGMSDGWRKNIFDFYTPDGAQALCPQMHNFKKGRMVFNIAEMPIKCPVAPLEFVYMADWFFTKMGVRKDIEIELVTPLTGAFTKAVAAEVLGKLCDEKNIKVVPNFVLDSVDAENKVISDVMGNELDYDMLVSIPPNFGQQVIEDSGLGDAMMYIPTDNATLKAEQMENVYVLGDTTNVPTSKAGSVAHFECDIVCANLFAEIEGHEPHHHFDGHSNCFIVTGFDKASLIDFNYTVEPLPGKFPLPGVGPFDLLGESRMNYYGKLMFRWIYFNLMMKGHELPFEPDMYMAGKLDVRKAKKD from the coding sequence ATGAAAAAACTGCTCATTCTCGGTTCCGGTTCCGGCGGTACCATGGTTGCAGCAAAGATGCGCAAACTGCTGGCGGAGTCCGAATGGGACATCACCATCATTGATCGCGATCCCATCCACCACTATCAGCCCGGCTGGCTGTTCGTGCCTTTCGGCATCTACACCATGAAGGATTGCGTCAAGCCCAAGTCCGACTTCATACCCAAGGGCGTGAACTTTGTTCTCGATACCATCGTGAACATCGACCCCGCCGCCAAGGTGGTCACCACCAAGCAGGGCAAGTATGAATACGACTACATGGTGATCTCCACCGGCTGTCGCATCATGCCCGACGAAATCGAAGGCATGTCTGACGGCTGGCGCAAGAACATCTTCGACTTCTACACCCCTGACGGCGCTCAGGCCCTGTGCCCCCAGATGCACAACTTCAAGAAGGGCCGCATGGTGTTCAACATCGCCGAAATGCCCATCAAGTGCCCGGTTGCTCCTCTCGAATTCGTATACATGGCTGACTGGTTCTTCACCAAGATGGGTGTTCGCAAGGACATCGAAATCGAACTGGTGACCCCCCTCACCGGCGCCTTCACCAAGGCCGTTGCCGCCGAAGTGCTCGGCAAGCTGTGCGACGAAAAGAACATCAAGGTTGTTCCCAACTTCGTTCTCGACAGCGTTGATGCCGAAAACAAGGTCATCTCCGACGTCATGGGCAACGAACTTGATTACGACATGCTCGTTTCCATTCCCCCGAACTTCGGTCAGCAGGTCATCGAAGATTCCGGTCTGGGCGATGCCATGATGTACATCCCCACCGACAACGCCACCCTGAAGGCCGAGCAGATGGAAAACGTGTACGTGCTTGGTGACACCACCAACGTGCCCACTTCCAAGGCCGGTTCCGTGGCTCACTTCGAGTGCGACATCGTGTGCGCCAACCTGTTTGCCGAAATCGAAGGCCACGAGCCTCACCACCACTTCGACGGGCACTCCAACTGCTTCATCGTAACCGGTTTCGACAAGGCTTCCCTCATCGACTTCAACTACACTGTGGAACCCCTGCCCGGTAAGTTCCCCCTGCCCGGCGTCGGTCCCTTCGACCTGCTCGGCGAAAGCCGCATGAACTACTACGGCAAGCTGATGTTCCGCTGGATCTACTTCAACCTGATGATGAAGGGCCACGAACTGCCGTTCGAACCTGACATGTACATGGCCGGCAAGCTCGACGTCCGCAAAGCCAAGAAAGACTAG